The sequence below is a genomic window from Poseidonibacter antarcticus.
CTTAAATAATAAGCCAAAGCTGTACCTCCTACGAAGTACAACTCATTGTTAAATACTTCATTATCACTTATCTTATCTAATGCTTTTTTTTACATTAACAGTCATTTATTATACCATTTAGTCTTCTATACATCTCATTTTGATTATACGTACCATTTATAGGTATATCCATACCACTAGTTGATATATATCCCTTAGAGTAGATCTTTTTATACTTATCTACCAATACATTTTTAACCATATTTTTACCAAACTGTTCACATAATTTTTGGATATCTTGTTCATTCATACTCGATAAATAGTTTGAGATGATAGTATAAACATTTTGTTCACTTTGTTCATTTGTTTGCCAAAAAAGATTATGAGAGTAAGCACTAGGATCAAATATTATTATATCATCAATATCTACTGCATTTATCTTTTTTTTTGCTTCATCGTATTCTAAGGACTCCAAAAGAGTATATAATCTTTGTCTACTTTTTTTCCAATCCCTAAGCGTTCTATCTGGTACATCTAATAGTTTACTAATTTGTTGTTGAGTCATAGTTATACCTTTCTAATTTTATTATTATAGGCGAATATCGCCTATTCGTCAATATTGAAAGTTCATACTTAGATAAACTAAAGCTTTAACCTGAGATAGGTTTATTAATTAAATTTTTACGAATTGGTTGAAATATCTGAAAGGATAATATGAAATCATACTCAGATAAGTGAACTTAGACTTACAACATTACTATACGAAAAAAGATAATGAGATTATTGTTTTATTAGATATTGCTAATAAATAAGTGTTACAAAGTGGTGCATTTCTGGATTGCACTTGACAATAGAGAAGAATCCAAAAAATATAGGTTGCTGACCTTGTTATTTTAACTTAGATACTTTTAATTATAAATATCCATTTAGTCGCCTCTCCATCACACATATATATCTATTTTTTGACTAGTATAAATAGTTTTTATTAATCGTATTGATTATACTTGTTTAAGATTTTGATAGATTTAAAATAACTAAATATATTATTCTAAATCTATCAATAGTAAATATAAAACTAAAATTAGGAAACAAGAAAATCTATAGTTAAAATTTCATACTTACTTAATCTATGGATACACCATCGAAAAAATCATTCAAATCTACTTCTAAGACATTAGCTATTTTTATTAAATGTTCTATATTGAAATGTTTATCTTGGATACAAAGCTCTGCATTTGAAATAACACCAACTGCTTTGTGTCCAATCATTAACGATAATTTTAATTGAGAAACACCCTTCTTCTCTCTAGCCTTCTTAACATTTCGTCCAATTATTTTATAAATATTCTTCATCTCATTTTTTGAAATTGTACAGTTCTTCATTAAATACATACCTATAGTTAGTTTATTCTAAGTATATTTTGTATAGAATACTTTATCAACTATCTATAGTTAGGGGGAAATAATGGAATTAGTACAATTAAATACAAAAGAAGAATACTTAATAGAATTCAAAGATAGACTTTTAGAAACAATAAAAGGAATCAATTCTAATACTAAAGGCTATGAAAAAATCAATACCTTATTAAATGAACTCAATGATGAAATTACTATAAATAAAAAAGAAATAAAGGATATTCTTAATGATGATAGTAAGTATATAAATTTCAAAGCAAAGACAGCAGATATATCAAAATTATTTGAAATTAAAAATGCCTATCAGTTAAACAATATCGATGATACTCTCGATCTTGTATTAGATGATTTTATTGAAATGTT
It includes:
- a CDS encoding helix-turn-helix domain-containing protein, encoding MKNCTISKNEMKNIYKIIGRNVKKAREKKGVSQLKLSLMIGHKAVGVISNAELCIQDKHFNIEHLIKIANVLEVDLNDFFDGVSID